From Weissella confusa, a single genomic window includes:
- a CDS encoding DUF805 domain-containing protein — protein MGAYGAFWRNYFNFSGRSTRSEFWWPYIINIVIVAVLGMLAGTQSSHWWTAPFGIATVVFGALIIIPMWSLIVRRVRDTGVEHVVLWSIVAIIFDIVSFVFGFIPTKQFGNR, from the coding sequence ATGGGTGCTTATGGCGCTTTTTGGCGTAACTATTTTAACTTTTCAGGACGTTCAACGCGATCAGAGTTTTGGTGGCCATACATTATCAACATTGTGATTGTGGCGGTTCTTGGAATGCTAGCAGGGACACAAAGTAGTCACTGGTGGACGGCGCCGTTTGGTATCGCCACAGTTGTATTTGGTGCATTGATTATTATTCCAATGTGGTCACTAATTGTGCGTCGCGTGCGTGACACTGGTGTTGAACACGTTGTGCTTTGGAGTATCGTTGCGATTATTTTCGATATTGTGAGCTTTGTATTCGGATTTATTCCAACGAAGCAATTCGGAAATCGTTAA
- a CDS encoding PTS sugar transporter subunit IIC, translating to MHPETLVSPRRNWQDFTLNVLNGNSLGIIIALLPPALTSQVLLLFGQHPWVRLITMMTNVSQSMLPIIAAFAVGYFLRLSTLASASIGLASVVSAGVVTINPNNTYTLAGTGAILNIMLVTFISALLVIVLEPRLGQLKIIFLPTITLLIGGGIGLATLPWMIRIQNAVGNVVAVATHLSPLPMGVFLGLAFAALIVSPISSVGIATALGIAGVGSGAANAGIVAGALTLAWMSASVNPIGGTIAHVIGSPKIQMANMLRKPLLFISVMIAAGITGGVATLLSIKGTPFSAGFGASGLIGPLTALQASDGAYIWLRLLGAYIIAPVISAWLMNVFFVKKTSLIQPERDLKIPL from the coding sequence ATGCACCCTGAAACGCTTGTATCACCGCGCCGTAATTGGCAAGATTTCACTTTGAACGTCTTAAATGGTAATAGCCTCGGCATTATCATCGCTTTGTTGCCACCTGCTTTAACGAGCCAGGTCTTATTACTTTTCGGCCAACATCCTTGGGTTCGCCTCATCACCATGATGACGAATGTCTCACAAAGCATGTTGCCAATTATTGCTGCGTTTGCGGTCGGTTATTTCCTCCGACTCAGTACGTTAGCGTCCGCCTCAATCGGTCTAGCGAGCGTCGTCTCAGCCGGTGTAGTGACGATTAATCCGAACAACACCTATACCCTAGCCGGTACCGGCGCGATTTTGAACATTATGCTCGTCACGTTCATTTCAGCTTTGCTCGTGATTGTGTTGGAACCTCGACTCGGACAACTAAAAATTATTTTCTTGCCCACTATCACGTTGTTGATTGGTGGTGGCATCGGATTAGCGACTTTGCCTTGGATGATTCGCATCCAAAATGCAGTCGGCAATGTTGTCGCGGTGGCAACCCACCTTTCACCATTGCCGATGGGCGTCTTCCTAGGACTGGCGTTTGCAGCCTTGATTGTTTCACCTATTTCATCAGTTGGGATTGCGACTGCGCTTGGCATCGCTGGCGTCGGATCTGGTGCGGCAAACGCTGGAATCGTGGCTGGTGCGCTAACATTAGCCTGGATGAGCGCTTCGGTCAATCCAATCGGCGGCACAATTGCCCATGTTATCGGCTCACCAAAAATTCAAATGGCCAATATGTTGCGCAAACCATTATTATTCATTTCAGTCATGATTGCTGCCGGAATCACTGGTGGTGTCGCAACACTCTTGTCAATCAAAGGAACACCGTTTTCAGCTGGTTTTGGCGCATCTGGCCTAATTGGCCCCCTAACCGCCTTGCAAGCCTCTGACGGCGCCTATATTTGGTTGAGACTGCTTGGTGCATATATCATCGCCCCTGTTATCTCAGCCTGGTTAATGAACGTGTTTTTCGTTAAGAAAACTAGCCTCATTCAGCCTGAACGTGATTTAAAAATTCCATTGTAA
- a CDS encoding Cof-type HAD-IIB family hydrolase — MTKVDLVATDLDGTFLSDTKRINEDFFDQILKRLEATGGHFVIASGRDEEQIHKQFKPFVGRYDVVADNGAVVRTANGELLNVSGLSVAEVETMMQVVADLPFDPRQGALFTGHEAVYMLRDQGRLNLAHQSLVLMMFSNVKMIDSLDEIHEPILKVTITYAEHQMMDFIAAAREALGDRAHVTTSGYGSVDIVAPDVNKANGLAYVAKHYGLDLEQDLVAFGDGLNDAEMLAKAKRPFAMPNGDKTLIATYPVADADNNHDGVLTTLENLLNK; from the coding sequence ATGACGAAAGTTGATTTGGTAGCAACGGACTTAGATGGGACGTTTTTGAGTGATACAAAAAGGATTAACGAGGACTTTTTCGACCAAATATTAAAGCGTCTCGAAGCGACCGGTGGGCACTTTGTGATTGCGAGTGGTCGTGATGAAGAGCAAATTCATAAGCAATTTAAGCCATTTGTTGGGCGTTATGATGTTGTGGCCGACAATGGTGCAGTCGTTCGAACAGCCAACGGTGAATTGTTAAACGTATCTGGCCTATCTGTAGCAGAGGTTGAAACGATGATGCAAGTTGTCGCCGATTTGCCGTTCGATCCACGCCAAGGTGCCCTATTCACTGGGCATGAGGCAGTTTACATGTTGCGTGATCAAGGTCGTTTGAACCTGGCTCATCAATCATTGGTCTTGATGATGTTTTCAAATGTTAAGATGATTGATTCGTTAGATGAGATTCACGAACCAATTTTGAAGGTGACAATTACGTATGCCGAGCATCAAATGATGGATTTCATTGCTGCTGCGCGTGAAGCGTTGGGTGATCGCGCTCACGTGACGACATCAGGGTATGGCTCAGTTGATATTGTGGCGCCGGATGTTAATAAAGCGAATGGATTGGCTTATGTTGCGAAGCATTATGGCCTTGATTTGGAGCAAGATTTAGTTGCCTTTGGTGATGGTTTGAATGATGCCGAAATGTTGGCAAAAGCGAAGCGTCCATTTGCGATGCCAAATGGTGATAAAACGTTAATTGCGACCTACCCTGTTGCGGATGCTGATAATAACCATGACGGAGTTTTAACGACTTTGGAAAATTTATTAAATAAATAA
- a CDS encoding AzlD domain-containing protein: MTSYYVIVLITAGLVTWLPRISPFVLVRFGKLPNWLQSFLAFIPLSLMTALFFENLVVIKTGQLPGINWLAVFATIPTLLTIWRTKSIMWTVLVGIISMAILRAI, encoded by the coding sequence ATGACAAGTTATTACGTCATTGTGCTGATTACTGCCGGATTAGTTACCTGGTTGCCTCGTATCTCACCGTTTGTATTGGTCCGGTTTGGTAAATTACCAAATTGGCTCCAATCATTTTTAGCATTCATTCCGCTAAGCCTGATGACAGCTTTATTTTTTGAAAATCTAGTTGTGATTAAAACAGGACAACTCCCTGGCATTAATTGGCTAGCCGTTTTCGCAACGATTCCAACATTGCTTACAATTTGGCGAACGAAATCCATTATGTGGACGGTATTAGTCGGTATCATAAGTATGGCTATTTTGCGTGCCATTTAA
- a CDS encoding cyclophilin-like fold protein, which translates to MNVTMYLNLDSFEFELADSQVIDELVSKKKLKVTMLDHYGRLYEGDLAEAFSSDDLTTRDLVPGNLYYDIEDKRLVLPYELLKKMDKHYVHLAAAVDAEAFVAFLKQADQEITLNCKL; encoded by the coding sequence ATGAATGTGACCATGTATTTAAATTTAGATAGTTTTGAATTTGAACTGGCAGATAGCCAGGTGATTGATGAATTAGTGAGTAAAAAGAAACTGAAAGTCACGATGTTAGATCATTATGGTCGCTTGTACGAAGGTGACTTGGCAGAAGCTTTTTCATCTGATGATTTGACGACACGTGATTTAGTACCGGGCAACTTATACTATGACATTGAAGATAAACGACTCGTGTTGCCATATGAATTGCTGAAAAAGATGGACAAACATTATGTGCATTTAGCAGCGGCAGTTGATGCCGAAGCGTTTGTCGCATTTTTGAAGCAAGCAGATCAAGAAATAACACTGAATTGCAAATTATAA
- a CDS encoding NAD(P)-dependent oxidoreductase, with product MTNVLVLGATGNVAQYFIDNFENDAPNDMQLTLLARRPRGLTRDQQNSYQVFPGDMYESESLVDAVRDADIIVSFVGSSPMPTYAQALLDAIDQSGTDVQRILWLGAGGMNQETTGREGELWKAMPGYFSQQRQAGEMLMNSPFDTTVISPVMFHGGAAGKAIITDSHEKTPAQTVSRETVALVYLEALLQDKWHNQMITVGDRK from the coding sequence ATGACAAATGTACTAGTACTTGGTGCAACGGGAAACGTCGCACAGTATTTTATCGATAATTTTGAAAACGACGCGCCAAACGATATGCAATTGACATTGTTAGCGCGTCGTCCACGTGGCCTAACGCGTGACCAACAAAACAGCTACCAAGTCTTTCCTGGTGACATGTATGAATCAGAAAGCTTGGTCGATGCTGTCCGTGATGCCGATATTATCGTCAGCTTCGTCGGATCATCACCAATGCCAACGTACGCGCAAGCACTATTGGATGCGATTGACCAATCTGGTACAGATGTACAACGTATTTTGTGGTTAGGTGCCGGTGGCATGAACCAAGAAACAACTGGTCGTGAAGGTGAACTTTGGAAGGCAATGCCTGGTTACTTCAGCCAGCAACGCCAAGCCGGTGAAATGCTGATGAATTCACCATTCGATACTACAGTTATCAGTCCTGTTATGTTCCATGGTGGCGCAGCCGGAAAGGCAATTATCACAGATAGTCACGAAAAGACGCCTGCGCAAACTGTTTCACGTGAAACAGTTGCTCTTGTCTACTTGGAAGCCTTGCTACAAGATAAGTGGCACAATCAAATGATTACCGTTGGTGATCGTAAATAA
- a CDS encoding YwaF family protein has protein sequence MFKYYFTYEPSIPTGIGFGQFSLTHGTMLLLMAGLIYYIVRYYIAATDSRRRHIRWGIAIAIWTMELFKDFYLAVTGQWEPSLLPLHLCGFGLMMIAVDAIHPNKTTREILYSLTIWGAFAAEIFPDWAYYPIMNQWALQSFLIHALLIAYPMMLMVSGEMVPNWRELWRPVLFLVVVVPFVIWVNGQLGTNFFFLNVAAPGSPLEPLQQAFGHGGLYITVVLSLLALLWVIMYTPWEIAKRRKAAVAVTV, from the coding sequence ATGTTTAAGTATTATTTCACTTATGAACCATCGATTCCAACGGGCATTGGGTTTGGTCAATTTTCATTGACGCACGGCACAATGCTTTTGCTGATGGCGGGTTTGATTTATTATATTGTCCGCTATTATATTGCAGCAACTGACAGTCGTCGTCGCCACATACGTTGGGGGATTGCGATTGCCATTTGGACGATGGAATTATTTAAGGATTTCTATTTGGCTGTGACTGGTCAATGGGAACCAAGTTTGTTGCCGCTGCATTTGTGTGGCTTTGGGTTGATGATGATTGCGGTGGATGCCATCCATCCTAACAAAACCACCCGCGAAATCTTGTATAGTTTGACGATTTGGGGTGCCTTTGCGGCTGAAATATTCCCAGATTGGGCTTACTATCCAATTATGAATCAATGGGCATTACAAAGCTTCTTGATCCACGCATTGTTGATTGCCTATCCAATGATGTTGATGGTCAGTGGTGAAATGGTGCCAAACTGGCGTGAGTTGTGGCGTCCAGTATTATTCTTGGTGGTTGTCGTGCCGTTTGTCATTTGGGTAAATGGGCAATTGGGAACGAACTTCTTCTTCCTAAACGTTGCAGCGCCAGGATCACCGTTGGAGCCTTTGCAACAAGCGTTTGGTCACGGCGGTTTGTACATCACCGTCGTGCTGTCGCTGTTGGCGTTGTTGTGGGTGATTATGTACACACCATGGGAAATTGCCAAGCGTCGTAAGGCAGCAGTTGCTGTCACAGTATAA
- a CDS encoding TrkA family potassium uptake protein, with product MKQTFAVIGLGRFGGSLLESLIAADQEVLAIDNNPALVENYMDVATHAVIADAQDEDALRDLDLPSFDHVIVAIGHNQQASILTTILLKDMGVRHVVAKAENNLHARVLDKVGADQVVRPEHEMAQRLAEQIMTPNLINYIDLGDKHSLGEIKIANLKFANKTISELNIRKNYGLNVIAIKSQGRVVVAPESSEMIQIGDVLTVVGESVDVKHFESLVEKVK from the coding sequence ATGAAACAAACATTTGCGGTCATTGGGTTAGGAAGATTTGGTGGTTCATTACTTGAATCTCTAATTGCGGCCGATCAAGAAGTACTTGCGATTGATAACAATCCAGCTTTGGTTGAAAACTACATGGACGTCGCAACCCACGCCGTGATTGCCGATGCCCAAGACGAAGATGCGTTGCGTGATTTGGACCTACCTAGTTTTGATCACGTGATTGTTGCGATTGGGCACAATCAACAAGCCTCAATTTTGACAACGATTTTGTTGAAGGATATGGGTGTTCGTCACGTGGTTGCTAAGGCCGAAAACAACTTGCACGCTCGCGTGCTAGATAAGGTTGGTGCTGACCAGGTGGTACGACCTGAACACGAAATGGCGCAACGTTTGGCTGAACAAATCATGACACCAAACTTGATTAACTACATTGATTTGGGTGATAAGCACTCATTGGGTGAAATCAAGATTGCGAATTTGAAGTTTGCGAATAAGACAATTTCAGAATTGAATATTCGTAAGAACTACGGATTGAATGTGATTGCGATTAAGTCACAAGGACGCGTAGTCGTGGCACCGGAATCATCAGAAATGATCCAAATCGGTGATGTGCTTACAGTGGTTGGTGAGAGCGTTGATGTGAAGCACTTTGAATCACTCGTTGAAAAGGTGAAGTAA
- a CDS encoding DUF368 domain-containing protein codes for MQKQPGDWIFRAVKGALIGSGFILPGISGGALAAVFGLYERIINFLAHPFKRLKENIFFFLPVGIGAILGIFALSFAISFVLGKHESVALWFFVGAIVGTLPSLWRDAAKEGRTKVDVVIMIVAFVAMLAFLLFGAPLFSEIEPSFGAWILAGALIGLGLIVPGLSPSNFLIYLGLYKGMSDGIKHGDLSVLVPIIIGLFAIIALLSKFMAYIFKVAYAKLFHGIFGIVLASTIMIVPNDFNDFTIIHVVISVLLLALGTWLGWWMSRLEDKMNTK; via the coding sequence ATGCAAAAACAACCAGGAGATTGGATCTTCCGTGCTGTTAAAGGTGCACTGATTGGATCTGGGTTTATCCTACCCGGTATTAGTGGTGGCGCATTAGCTGCTGTATTTGGATTATATGAGCGAATTATCAACTTCTTGGCGCACCCATTTAAGCGTCTGAAGGAAAATATTTTCTTTTTCTTGCCAGTTGGTATCGGCGCAATTTTAGGTATTTTTGCGCTATCATTTGCGATTAGTTTCGTACTTGGTAAGCACGAAAGCGTGGCCCTTTGGTTCTTTGTGGGGGCAATCGTTGGGACTTTGCCGTCTTTGTGGCGTGACGCTGCCAAGGAAGGACGTACCAAAGTCGATGTGGTGATTATGATTGTGGCATTTGTTGCGATGTTGGCATTTTTGCTATTTGGTGCCCCACTCTTTTCAGAAATTGAACCAAGTTTTGGTGCTTGGATTTTGGCAGGTGCTTTAATCGGCCTTGGATTGATTGTGCCCGGTCTTAGCCCATCTAATTTCTTGATTTACTTGGGCTTATACAAAGGTATGAGTGATGGTATTAAGCATGGTGACTTAAGTGTTTTGGTGCCAATTATCATTGGATTGTTTGCCATCATTGCCCTACTATCAAAGTTCATGGCTTACATTTTCAAGGTTGCGTATGCTAAATTATTTCACGGTATTTTTGGAATTGTTTTAGCATCAACAATCATGATTGTGCCGAATGATTTTAACGACTTTACAATTATTCACGTTGTCATTTCAGTGTTATTGCTAGCACTTGGAACGTGGCTTGGTTGGTGGATGAGTCGTTTGGAAGATAAGATGAATACGAAATAA
- the rlmH gene encoding 23S rRNA (pseudouridine(1915)-N(3))-methyltransferase RlmH: protein MNIKIIGVGKLKEKYLKDGIAEYAKRLQKFAKFEIIEVPDEKAPEQLSQAQMDQVMGKEGERILSKIKDKEYVFALAIKGNERSSEELAAEIDKLALRGDSDITFVIGGSLGLAPEVLQRANTQISFGRFTLPHQLMRLVLTEQIYRAFMINAHSPYHK, encoded by the coding sequence ATGAATATTAAAATCATTGGTGTCGGAAAATTGAAAGAAAAATACCTGAAAGATGGTATTGCAGAATACGCAAAACGTTTGCAAAAGTTTGCAAAGTTCGAAATAATCGAGGTTCCTGACGAAAAAGCGCCCGAACAATTGTCACAGGCCCAAATGGACCAAGTTATGGGCAAAGAAGGTGAACGAATCCTATCAAAGATTAAAGATAAGGAATACGTTTTCGCCTTAGCCATCAAGGGAAACGAACGTAGTAGTGAAGAACTTGCTGCTGAAATCGATAAGTTGGCGCTTCGTGGTGATTCAGACATCACTTTCGTCATCGGTGGTTCACTCGGTTTAGCGCCTGAAGTATTGCAACGCGCCAATACCCAAATTAGTTTTGGGCGTTTTACGTTGCCACACCAATTGATGCGCCTGGTTTTGACTGAGCAGATTTATCGTGCGTTTATGATTAACGCTCACAGCCCATATCACAAGTAA
- a CDS encoding amino acid permease — protein MENQNEQRELSRGLKSRHIQMIAIGGAIGTGLFLGSGTAIKAAGPSLILAYIITGIFAYLMMRAVGELLLSNTKMRSFIDFVREYLGDKWEFAIGWAYWLSWASLAMADLTATGIYLRYWFPFLPQWLTPLIVVVVLVALNLVNVRWFGELESGFASIKVVAIIALIVAGLGLIATGFHTGGHTASFANLVDHGGFFATGFSGFLMAFPMVIFAFTGIEMVGLTAGETENPERDLPKAINAVPVRVGLFYVGAVAIIMAIYPWNDINTSQSPFVQVFAGMGIKFAADLVNFVVLTSALSAANSAIFSTSRTLYVLSKNKQAPHSLAKISKNMVPVTGMLASSIIFLAVVLLNYFFPSQIFVLITGVATISFIFVWILIMLAHIKYKKTTASETNPYKMPLFPATSYLTIAFFLAVLVILVLDPATQVSVIATIIFFILMIAGYTFWSKRKQQTL, from the coding sequence ATGGAAAATCAAAATGAGCAACGTGAATTATCACGTGGTTTGAAGTCCCGGCACATTCAGATGATCGCCATTGGTGGTGCCATCGGAACGGGATTGTTCTTGGGATCAGGAACGGCAATCAAGGCCGCTGGTCCATCACTTATCTTGGCGTACATTATCACAGGTATCTTTGCTTACTTGATGATGCGAGCGGTTGGTGAATTGTTACTATCAAATACTAAGATGCGATCATTCATTGATTTCGTTCGTGAATATCTTGGTGATAAATGGGAATTTGCCATCGGTTGGGCCTACTGGTTGAGTTGGGCCAGCTTGGCGATGGCGGACTTAACGGCAACGGGAATATATCTGCGTTACTGGTTCCCCTTCCTACCGCAATGGTTAACGCCACTAATTGTGGTCGTGGTCTTGGTAGCATTGAACTTGGTGAACGTTCGCTGGTTCGGTGAATTGGAATCAGGATTTGCCTCGATTAAGGTTGTTGCAATTATCGCGTTGATTGTTGCAGGTCTTGGCTTGATTGCAACTGGTTTCCACACTGGTGGTCACACAGCAAGCTTTGCGAACTTGGTTGACCATGGTGGCTTCTTCGCCACAGGTTTCTCAGGATTCTTGATGGCATTCCCAATGGTTATCTTCGCCTTTACTGGAATTGAAATGGTTGGTTTGACTGCTGGTGAAACGGAAAACCCAGAGCGTGATTTGCCAAAGGCAATCAACGCCGTTCCAGTTCGTGTTGGTTTGTTCTACGTTGGTGCGGTTGCAATTATCATGGCAATCTATCCTTGGAATGACATCAACACATCACAATCACCTTTCGTGCAAGTGTTCGCTGGTATGGGAATTAAGTTTGCCGCTGATTTGGTTAACTTCGTTGTGCTAACGTCAGCATTGTCAGCTGCTAACTCAGCTATCTTCTCAACATCACGTACGTTGTATGTGTTGTCAAAGAACAAGCAAGCACCACACTCATTGGCAAAGATTTCTAAGAACATGGTGCCGGTAACTGGTATGTTGGCATCATCAATCATCTTCTTGGCGGTTGTGTTGTTGAACTACTTCTTCCCATCACAAATCTTCGTTTTGATTACTGGTGTGGCAACAATTAGCTTTATCTTCGTTTGGATTTTGATTATGTTGGCGCACATCAAGTACAAGAAGACGACAGCATCAGAAACTAATCCATACAAGATGCCATTGTTCCCGGCAACGAGCTATTTGACGATTGCCTTCTTCTTGGCAGTTTTGGTTATCTTGGTTTTGGATCCTGCAACGCAAGTCTCAGTTATTGCCACAATCATCTTCTTCATTTTGATGATTGCTGGTTACACATTTTGGTCAAAGCGTAAGCAACAAACATTGTAA
- a CDS encoding ribonuclease H family protein, producing MKTYAIVGNQFEGLYTKPWSEVQKYTHTKPAPKYKGFATRAEAQAWFDDQTGASGDLSRKYETAYDGKFDAKNEYYYIFTDGGSRNTGNVAGGHVRPTDKAAWAIAIYRGSDMQTPVFSDSGAFYGRTNNEMEILGLINALLQMAKVSEPVTIVSDSKYVLDTVTDWMYNWQSKGWRKASGEIANLTAWQQVYDLVQQVKDRLSFIWVKGHATSAGNILVDKLLNEAMDNLK from the coding sequence ATGAAGACCTACGCAATTGTCGGAAACCAGTTCGAGGGCCTCTACACCAAGCCATGGTCTGAGGTTCAAAAGTACACCCACACAAAGCCAGCACCAAAGTACAAGGGCTTTGCAACGCGCGCTGAAGCACAAGCCTGGTTTGATGATCAAACTGGCGCTTCAGGTGATTTATCACGTAAATACGAAACAGCTTACGATGGTAAATTTGATGCAAAAAATGAATATTATTACATCTTCACGGACGGTGGTAGTCGCAATACAGGCAATGTAGCTGGTGGCCACGTGCGTCCAACTGACAAAGCCGCTTGGGCGATTGCTATTTATCGTGGCTCAGATATGCAGACACCAGTCTTCTCAGACAGTGGCGCTTTTTACGGTCGCACGAACAACGAAATGGAAATCCTTGGTCTAATCAACGCGCTTTTGCAGATGGCCAAAGTTTCTGAGCCAGTCACGATTGTCAGCGATTCAAAGTACGTCCTAGATACCGTTACGGATTGGATGTACAACTGGCAATCAAAGGGTTGGCGCAAAGCTTCCGGCGAAATCGCTAATTTAACTGCTTGGCAACAAGTCTATGATTTGGTGCAACAAGTAAAGGATCGTTTGTCATTCATCTGGGTGAAGGGTCACGCAACCAGTGCAGGTAACATTCTGGTAGACAAATTGCTTAACGAAGCAATGGATAATCTCAAATAA
- a CDS encoding TrkH family potassium uptake protein, with protein MKKRFSGLTPPQVLTLGFLAIIFAGALILTLPISHQQGVHISFMDALFTAVSATAITGLTVVNTATTWSLFGQIILLIMIEIGALGFMTFAVLLFAITGQRMDLKARLMAQQALNLRNLADVKSVLQYVFSLSAIIQVIGAALMMPDFIPRFGWTHGIYLSIASSISAFGNAGFTFFDEPVFFLRNDPYILLVWMLLISAGSLGFLVWRDLLLFHKQRRLSLHTRVALHVSAWLTGLGFLFFLFTEKVLAPLANSTSIGHRVMDTLFLAVVPRTAGLEVVPLSSISAAGLMIIMLLMFVGGTPGSTSGGIKTTTLGILWLQSMAALRGQETVNFGGRRFSQKIVIKAMMLAVISSVFVIGVSLLLTITEAIPKGEGLEYIVFEVISAFSTTGFSMGLTPHLTDFGKIVIMIVMFIGRVGLYTVMFSVMNIREKPTSFQYPTEEIIIG; from the coding sequence ATGAAAAAACGATTCAGTGGTTTAACACCGCCACAAGTCTTAACGTTAGGTTTTTTGGCAATTATCTTTGCTGGCGCCTTGATTTTGACATTACCAATTTCGCATCAACAAGGTGTTCATATTAGTTTTATGGATGCGTTATTCACAGCTGTGTCGGCAACTGCAATTACAGGTTTGACCGTTGTGAACACAGCAACCACTTGGTCATTGTTTGGTCAGATCATTTTATTGATTATGATTGAAATCGGCGCACTTGGATTTATGACGTTTGCGGTTTTGCTATTTGCAATTACCGGGCAGCGCATGGATTTGAAAGCCCGTTTGATGGCGCAACAAGCGTTGAATCTGCGCAATTTAGCGGATGTTAAGAGCGTGCTGCAGTACGTCTTCTCGCTATCTGCCATCATCCAAGTCATTGGCGCTGCTTTGATGATGCCGGACTTTATTCCCCGCTTCGGCTGGACGCACGGTATCTATTTGAGTATTGCATCATCAATTTCGGCGTTCGGTAATGCTGGATTTACATTTTTTGATGAACCAGTATTCTTCTTACGCAACGATCCATACATTTTATTGGTTTGGATGTTGTTAATTTCAGCTGGTTCACTTGGATTCCTGGTTTGGCGCGATTTGCTGTTGTTCCACAAGCAGCGTCGCTTGAGTTTGCACACCCGCGTCGCACTACACGTTTCAGCATGGCTAACGGGACTCGGCTTCTTGTTCTTCTTGTTTACTGAAAAAGTATTGGCGCCGTTGGCTAACTCGACTTCAATTGGTCATCGTGTGATGGATACACTGTTCTTGGCAGTTGTCCCCAGAACGGCAGGACTTGAAGTTGTGCCACTTAGTTCGATTTCAGCAGCCGGCTTAATGATCATCATGCTGTTAATGTTCGTCGGTGGAACGCCAGGATCAACCTCTGGTGGTATTAAAACAACGACGCTTGGTATTTTGTGGTTGCAGTCAATGGCAGCCCTCAGAGGCCAAGAAACGGTTAATTTCGGTGGTCGTCGCTTTAGTCAAAAGATTGTGATTAAAGCGATGATGTTGGCTGTTATTTCCAGCGTATTTGTGATTGGCGTGTCATTGTTGTTAACCATCACGGAAGCAATTCCTAAGGGCGAAGGGCTTGAATACATCGTCTTCGAAGTTATTTCAGCCTTTTCAACAACTGGTTTCTCGATGGGGCTCACCCCTCACCTAACCGATTTTGGTAAGATCGTCATCATGATTGTGATGTTCATCGGCCGTGTTGGTTTGTACACGGTTATGTTCTCAGTCATGAACATTCGTGAAAAGCCAACGAGTTTCCAATACCCAACTGAAGAAATCATCATTGGTTAA
- a CDS encoding N-acetyltransferase family protein, producing the protein MTTYTRRARLSDLDAISTIIDHAIAFLAEQDSPQWQHGDGPSRSEFETAIAEGIAYVQVYEGKVSGIAKLIPGPEGPYEEIDGSWAGDATQYMTIHRVGMDGTIRGKGLAQQFLQDLLVISLEHGFNDIRMDTYPKNVIMQKVMTNLGFDYRGMVEMPVPHGERMAYQLILD; encoded by the coding sequence ATGACGACTTATACCCGTCGTGCGCGTTTGTCAGATTTAGACGCCATTAGCACAATTATTGACCATGCGATTGCCTTTTTGGCCGAGCAAGATTCACCACAATGGCAACATGGGGATGGACCTTCTCGTTCAGAATTTGAAACAGCTATTGCTGAAGGCATTGCTTACGTGCAAGTTTATGAAGGTAAGGTATCCGGCATCGCCAAGTTGATTCCTGGACCAGAAGGACCTTATGAAGAAATCGATGGTTCATGGGCAGGGGATGCCACGCAATATATGACGATTCACCGTGTGGGGATGGACGGCACCATTCGTGGTAAGGGCCTTGCCCAACAATTCCTACAAGATTTGCTGGTTATTTCTTTGGAGCACGGCTTTAATGATATTCGCATGGATACATACCCTAAGAATGTGATTATGCAAAAAGTGATGACGAACCTTGGCTTCGATTATCGTGGCATGGTTGAAATGCCAGTTCCTCACGGTGAGCGTATGGCTTACCAACTCATTCTGGACTAG